The nucleotide sequence GTATGCTTGACCCGTCTTCGTTTGTTGAGGGCGATTTGGGTTAAGGAAAGGTTAAGAGCAAATAGGCCCAGGCCAGTCTAAGATTGGGATAATTTTGGGGATAATCGCTCCGTAGGCGTGCTTGATGCTGGTTTATCGTGACTTTGACATTCGCCCCTGGCAACCCCAAGATCGGGAAGCAGTCGCCGCCCTCATTGCCACGGTGCTGGGTGAATTTGGCCTGGCCTGGGAACCGGAAGGGGCAGACGCAGATGTGGTCGCAGTTGAAGCGTTTTACCAAGCCCAGGGGGGCGAGTTTTGGGTCATAGAACAAGCGGGGCAAATTGTCGGAACGGCCGCCTATTATCCAATTGCACGCGGGGAGAATGCCGTAGAAATTCGCAAAATGTACCTCCATCCCCAGGCCCGCGGGCAAGGTTTAGGCCAGTTTCTCCTGAGCCAATTGGAACAGCAGATTCACCAACGGGGATTTGACTTAATTTGGATTGAAACAGCGACCATTATGAACCAGGCCGTGAAACTCTATGAGAAAAATGGCTATCAGCCCACCAGTGGAATCGAAACTCAACGCTGTGATCGGGTTTATTACAAAACATTAGAACGACACTTAACTCTTAGTTCTCAAGGCCTGGGCTAAACTAAGATTTGCAGTCATCAATTATTTATCATGACAACCCTCGAGCAAATCCAAAAAGATATTCAAACTCTACCTCCAGAATTCCTAGTCTTCCTGGCAGATTTTATCCAACTTCTCAAGAACAATATCCCTTCTCCCCATGAGTTCTCCTCTCCTTTTTCAGCACAACCTATTACCTCCCTTTGGGAAGACGCGAGTAAGTTTATTGGCAGTTTAGAAGGGGGGCCTGGCAACCTAGCTACTGATAAAAACACATGGCAGGATTTGGTCAATAATGGTATCAAGATGGATTTCTTGTTGCGCGCCTCAACTGCAGCAAACAGTATCATCCTTGGGTAAAAGCTCAACTCAGCCAAACTACCGCCCCGTTTCTCACCTGTGAAGCCGTCATTACAGAAACTTGTTTTCTCTTCTAAAATGTCTACCAAGGACAAGAAATCGTCCTGAAACTTATCCACAGTCAAAAACTAAAAATTCCCTTTCAACTTAACCAGGGATCGCCTGCCATT is from Synechococcus sp. PCC 6312 and encodes:
- a CDS encoding GNAT family N-acetyltransferase — translated: MLVYRDFDIRPWQPQDREAVAALIATVLGEFGLAWEPEGADADVVAVEAFYQAQGGEFWVIEQAGQIVGTAAYYPIARGENAVEIRKMYLHPQARGQGLGQFLLSQLEQQIHQRGFDLIWIETATIMNQAVKLYEKNGYQPTSGIETQRCDRVYYKTLERHLTLSSQGLG